Proteins encoded by one window of Lathyrus oleraceus cultivar Zhongwan6 chromosome 1, CAAS_Psat_ZW6_1.0, whole genome shotgun sequence:
- the LOC127115855 gene encoding putative F-box protein At3g19560: protein MAVMTRNRLRMTTEATEVSINTILPEELMIEILSRIELSNPLELRCVCKWWKSIVADPQFVESYLHRSFSDVLDLTSTAMEHVESFESHDIYLPADLQDDEDDDEEDDDDVTELLVNKAAQLDNFLVILECMKGNLNTMKVDVISLKRRMKCLESFLKIYLKSAPSLFSSV from the coding sequence ATGGCGGTAATGACGCGGAATCGACTGCGCATGACGACTGAGGCGACGGAAGTGTCAATAAACACGATTCTCCCGGAGGAACTAATGATCGAAATCCTCTCCAGGATTGAGTTGAGCAATCCTCTGGAATTAAGGTGCGTTTGCAAATGGTGGAAATCGATAGTCGCTGATCCTCAATTCGTGGAGAGTTACCTTCACAGATCGTTCAGTGATGTCCTTGATCTTACTTCTACGGCTATGGAGCACGTGGAATCTTTTGAATCGCATGATATTTACCTTCCCGCCGATCTTcaagatgatgaagatgatgatgaagaagatgatgatgatgtgaCAGAGTTATTGGTGAACAAGGCGGCTCAGTTGGATAATTTTTTGGTGATTCTTGAGTGTATGAAAGGGAACTTGAACACTATGAAGGTTGATGTGATATCTTTGAAGAGAAGAATGAAATGTTTAGAAAGTTTTCTGAAAATTTATCTGAAGTCAGCACCATCTTTATTCTCTAGTGTCTGA